A stretch of Desulfofalx alkaliphila DSM 12257 DNA encodes these proteins:
- the gltA gene encoding NADPH-dependent glutamate synthase — MSKINPVKHEMPVQPPKERIKNFNEVALGYSEETALAEANRCLGCKKPKCVEGCPVDVPIPDFIKKIKERDFLGAARVIKSKNSLPAVCGRVCPQENQCEKYCIIGKKADPVGIGRLERFVADYELAHGGETVEKLPPSGKRVAVIGSGPAGLTAAGDLAKMGHQVTVFEALHVAGGVLMYGIPEFRLPKDIVQAEIKKIKELGVEIKVNYVVGKLDSIDDLLAEGYDAVFIGTGAGLPYFMNLPGENLNGIYSANEFLTRTNLMKAYQFPQSATPIKVGETVAVIGAGNVAMDAARTALRLGAKESYIVYRRSEKEMPARREEIEHAKEEGVKFALLTSPVEFHGDENGNLKAMTCIKYELGEPDSSGRRRPVPVEGSEYEMKVDNVVMALGQGPNPLVPRTTPGLEITPRGNIVADEETGVTSKAGVYAGGDIVTGAATVIMAMGAGKRAARAIDEYLRPKA; from the coding sequence ATGTCAAAAATAAATCCTGTCAAACATGAAATGCCGGTTCAACCCCCCAAGGAAAGGATTAAAAACTTTAATGAGGTGGCCTTAGGTTATAGCGAAGAGACAGCACTGGCGGAAGCAAATCGTTGTCTGGGCTGTAAAAAACCCAAGTGTGTGGAAGGATGCCCGGTGGATGTACCCATACCGGACTTTATTAAAAAAATAAAAGAGAGAGACTTCTTGGGTGCAGCCCGAGTAATAAAAAGCAAAAACAGCTTGCCGGCGGTATGCGGCAGGGTATGCCCACAAGAAAACCAATGTGAGAAATACTGTATTATCGGTAAAAAAGCAGACCCGGTGGGTATTGGACGATTAGAGCGTTTTGTGGCCGACTATGAACTGGCCCATGGCGGCGAAACGGTAGAAAAACTACCCCCCTCCGGAAAGCGTGTGGCTGTTATAGGATCCGGTCCGGCAGGGCTTACCGCTGCGGGTGACTTAGCTAAAATGGGCCATCAGGTAACGGTGTTCGAAGCATTACACGTAGCCGGTGGTGTATTAATGTATGGTATTCCTGAATTTCGCTTGCCTAAGGATATTGTACAGGCTGAAATTAAAAAGATTAAAGAACTGGGTGTTGAGATAAAGGTTAACTATGTGGTTGGCAAGCTTGATTCTATTGACGATTTATTAGCCGAAGGCTATGATGCGGTGTTTATCGGTACCGGCGCCGGTCTGCCCTACTTTATGAATTTGCCCGGTGAAAACCTAAACGGCATCTACTCTGCCAATGAGTTTTTAACCAGAACAAATTTAATGAAAGCATATCAATTCCCCCAAAGTGCTACACCCATAAAGGTGGGTGAGACCGTTGCAGTAATTGGCGCCGGTAACGTGGCCATGGACGCGGCACGCACTGCACTGCGTTTAGGTGCTAAAGAATCATATATTGTTTACCGCCGCTCTGAAAAAGAAATGCCTGCCCGCCGTGAAGAAATTGAACACGCCAAGGAAGAGGGAGTAAAGTTTGCCTTATTGACCAGCCCGGTGGAATTCCACGGGGATGAAAACGGAAATCTCAAAGCCATGACATGTATTAAGTATGAACTGGGCGAACCTGATTCCTCAGGCCGCCGCCGTCCTGTGCCGGTGGAGGGATCAGAGTATGAAATGAAAGTAGACAATGTGGTGATGGCCTTAGGCCAAGGACCCAACCCCCTGGTACCCAGAACTACCCCTGGTTTGGAAATAACCCCAAGGGGTAATATAGTGGCAGATGAAGAGACCGGGGTCACTTCAAAAGCAGGCGTATATGCCGGCGGAGACATAGTAACCGGTGCAGCCACGGTAATTATGGCCATGGGTGCAGGTAAAAGGGCAGCCCGGGCCATCGATGAATACTTAAGACCCAAAGCATAA
- a CDS encoding sulfide/dihydroorotate dehydrogenase-like FAD/NAD-binding protein: MHKIVHKEVFSPVIKLFEVEAPKLAAKAKAGQFFMLRIDERGERIPLTIADYNCQAGTITTIFQEIGHTTKELGKLAEGDYILDLVGPLGEPTQIKNYGTVVCVGGGVGIAPIHPIARALKEAGNEVISVIGARNKELLFWEDKMAAVSDRLIVCTDDGSYGHKGFVTDVVKQLAEEGEIARVWAIGPMPMMRAMAATTKPLGIKTTVSLNPIMVDGTGMCGACRVSVGGETKFACVDGPEFDAHLVDFDLAMRRLAYYKDEEKRAEAAGSCGSGGACGCQK, translated from the coding sequence ATGCACAAGATTGTACACAAAGAAGTATTTTCACCGGTGATCAAGCTATTTGAAGTAGAGGCTCCGAAACTTGCAGCAAAGGCCAAGGCAGGTCAATTTTTCATGCTGCGCATTGATGAAAGAGGTGAACGCATTCCGCTTACCATTGCAGACTACAATTGCCAGGCCGGAACAATTACAACTATCTTTCAAGAGATAGGACACACCACCAAGGAACTGGGTAAACTTGCAGAGGGGGACTATATTTTAGACCTGGTGGGACCGCTGGGTGAACCTACCCAAATTAAGAATTATGGCACAGTGGTGTGTGTGGGCGGCGGAGTAGGCATAGCGCCTATCCATCCCATCGCCAGAGCTCTCAAAGAAGCAGGTAATGAGGTAATATCCGTAATTGGTGCCCGCAACAAAGAGTTGCTATTTTGGGAGGATAAAATGGCTGCTGTCAGTGATAGACTGATTGTATGTACCGATGATGGCAGTTATGGACATAAGGGCTTTGTCACTGACGTGGTAAAACAACTGGCAGAGGAAGGCGAAATAGCCCGGGTGTGGGCCATTGGCCCCATGCCGATGATGCGCGCAATGGCAGCCACCACCAAACCGCTGGGTATTAAAACCACTGTGAGCTTAAACCCCATTATGGTAGACGGTACAGGCATGTGTGGGGCTTGCAGGGTCAGTGTAGGCGGTGAGACTAAGTTTGCCTGTGTGGACGGCCCCGAATTTGACGCCCATCTTGTTGATTTTGACTTGGCCATGCGCCGCCTGGCATATTACAAAGACGAGGAAAAAAGAGCAGAAGCAGCAGGAAGTTGTGGTAGTGGAGGTGCTTGTGGATGTCAAAAATAA